A single genomic interval of Lactococcus sp. S-13 harbors:
- the rimI gene encoding ribosomal protein S18-alanine N-acetyltransferase — translation MKKLKTLLTTTFKGFSSQKFNPRRYLEMADVELEHDRDGVHYRLAERADIVALLAIERDVYDGDIPWTFSHFEHEIVKNNDAFFIVAEISERVVGFIGTRINHHGQDAHITNLAVFKAFQGQRIASTLIEQLVVLMGALGKHEMTLEVRRDNTKAQGLYRRQGFATDKLLPHYYEDGGDAIWMVKNLQNEN, via the coding sequence ATGAAAAAGCTGAAAACACTGCTGACGACTACGTTCAAAGGGTTTAGTAGTCAAAAATTTAACCCACGTCGTTATTTAGAAATGGCTGACGTGGAATTGGAACATGACAGAGACGGTGTGCATTATCGGTTGGCGGAACGTGCGGATATTGTGGCGCTTTTAGCAATTGAGCGTGATGTTTATGATGGTGATATTCCGTGGACTTTTTCGCATTTTGAACATGAAATTGTCAAAAATAATGATGCTTTTTTCATTGTGGCGGAAATTTCGGAGCGTGTGGTTGGTTTTATTGGCACGCGAATCAATCATCATGGTCAGGACGCTCACATCACGAATCTAGCTGTTTTTAAGGCCTTTCAAGGGCAACGAATTGCTTCGACTTTGATTGAGCAGTTGGTTGTACTGATGGGAGCGCTGGGCAAACATGAGATGACACTTGAGGTTCGACGGGATAACACGAAAGCTCAAGGACTCTACCGTCGTCAAGGTTTTGCGACAGATAAGCTGTTGCCGCATTACTATGAAGACGGTGGCGATGCGATTTGGATGGTCAAAAATTTGCAAAATGAGAATTAA
- the tsaB gene encoding tRNA (adenosine(37)-N6)-threonylcarbamoyltransferase complex dimerization subunit type 1 TsaB has translation MKILAFDSSSKALSVALVADGVLLGELTLNLKKNHSITLMTTIDFLLAQAGLEPSALDRIAVAQGPGSYTGLRLAATVGKTLAFSLNKELVGLSSLLAIACRVQDKEAFVVPVLDARRGNAYAAVYQGGQQIIADQHCNFSEFLVDLSEKVTTFDQVIFTGETENFVAEIEAAGFSSRQIVTDSLTKLPSAYELAKLAQDLVAENVHAFVPKYLKKVEAEEKWLETHEKAENTADDYVQRV, from the coding sequence ATGAAAATATTAGCATTTGATAGTTCGTCAAAAGCTTTATCGGTAGCCTTGGTTGCGGATGGGGTCTTGCTTGGTGAGCTGACTTTAAACTTGAAAAAAAACCACAGTATTACTTTGATGACAACGATTGATTTCTTATTGGCGCAGGCTGGACTTGAACCGAGCGCCTTGGATCGGATTGCTGTGGCACAAGGGCCCGGTTCTTATACAGGCTTGCGGCTTGCAGCAACGGTTGGTAAAACTTTGGCGTTTAGTTTGAATAAGGAACTTGTTGGCCTGTCGAGCTTGCTTGCGATTGCTTGTCGAGTACAGGATAAGGAGGCTTTTGTTGTGCCTGTCTTGGATGCCCGTCGGGGAAATGCTTATGCGGCAGTCTATCAAGGTGGTCAGCAAATTATTGCGGATCAGCACTGTAATTTTAGTGAATTCTTGGTGGATTTATCTGAGAAAGTGACAACTTTTGATCAAGTGATTTTCACAGGGGAGACGGAAAATTTTGTGGCAGAAATTGAGGCCGCTGGATTTTCTAGTCGCCAAATTGTCACGGACAGTTTGACTAAATTACCGTCAGCTTATGAACTTGCAAAGTTGGCTCAGGATTTGGTCGCAGAAAATGTGCACGCTTTTGTGCCAAAATACCTCAAAAAAGTAGAGGCTGAAGAAAAGTGGTTAGAAACTCATGAAAAAGCTGAAAACACTGCTGACGACTACGTTCAAAGGGTTTAG
- a CDS encoding MFS transporter, translated as MNTTKKSLAFGLITTFLTGLGFTIISPVVPVIVAPFTTAHNQALIVTALMATYGLCTFFCAAGLGSLSDRFGRKPILLISLAGSSIGYLVFGLAGSLWMLFLGRIIDGLTAGNIVALFAYFADITNEENRTKVFGWAAAAVGIGTISGPTISGLLAHFGNSVPFYFGAVLSLANLLYGHFAMHESLPRTDRVSSLSLKQLNPFSQIFQLLRLKNLSRLLFLGLLLWLPNAALQAIISQFSLDNFAWTPVFIGLALSIMGLMDILTQLFIMPKLLTVFNDTQLISLSVICEIAAYALFALTGFLKIWPIFILAMFIFAFGDSIFGTAFNGKLSKTARPSEQGKLQGGSQALQALTRVVGPLISGQIYISLGHAAPAIMGVIFLTLALGVLASSREKVTPANL; from the coding sequence ATGAATACTACTAAAAAGAGCTTGGCCTTCGGGCTTATCACAACATTTTTGACTGGGCTTGGTTTTACAATCATCTCTCCTGTCGTCCCCGTTATAGTTGCGCCTTTCACCACTGCTCACAATCAAGCACTGATTGTGACTGCGCTTATGGCGACTTATGGCCTATGTACCTTCTTTTGCGCTGCTGGTCTTGGCTCACTTTCTGACCGCTTTGGTCGCAAACCAATCTTGCTCATTTCTCTGGCAGGCTCAAGCATTGGCTACCTCGTCTTTGGGCTAGCTGGTAGTCTTTGGATGCTTTTTTTGGGGCGCATCATTGATGGCTTAACTGCTGGCAACATCGTGGCCCTCTTTGCCTATTTTGCTGATATCACGAACGAAGAAAATCGCACCAAAGTTTTCGGTTGGGCAGCTGCTGCCGTTGGCATTGGAACCATTTCTGGTCCGACCATCAGTGGACTTCTCGCCCACTTTGGAAATAGTGTCCCCTTCTACTTCGGCGCTGTACTTTCTCTGGCAAATCTTTTATATGGCCACTTTGCCATGCACGAAAGTTTGCCTAGGACAGACCGGGTTTCTAGTCTTTCCCTCAAACAACTCAATCCCTTCAGTCAAATTTTTCAACTTTTGCGCCTAAAAAATCTGAGCCGTCTGCTCTTTCTAGGCCTCTTGCTCTGGTTGCCAAATGCTGCCCTTCAAGCAATCATCAGTCAGTTTTCATTAGATAACTTTGCTTGGACGCCTGTCTTTATCGGACTTGCCTTATCCATAATGGGCCTTATGGACATCCTCACCCAACTCTTTATTATGCCAAAACTCTTGACCGTTTTTAATGACACTCAACTCATCTCCTTGAGTGTCATCTGCGAAATCGCTGCTTATGCGCTTTTTGCCCTCACAGGTTTTCTTAAAATCTGGCCAATCTTTATTCTTGCCATGTTCATCTTTGCTTTTGGTGACAGTATTTTCGGTACGGCCTTCAATGGCAAACTCTCAAAAACTGCACGCCCATCTGAACAAGGAAAACTTCAGGGAGGAAGTCAAGCACTTCAAGCGCTCACGCGCGTTGTTGGCCCTTTGATCAGCGGACAAATTTACATTAGTCTGGGACACGCCGCTCCCGCCATAATGGGTGTGATTTTCCTTACCCTCGCCCTAGGTGTTCTTGCCTCCTCCCGTGAAAAAGTGACTCCTGCCAATTTATAA
- the rimI gene encoding ribosomal protein S18-alanine N-acetyltransferase yields the protein MRIKRIPKSEKMLTKVENSLTEPEKMLTDLSKQIFELLTVVYGQSPWSEAYILADLRQQHSDYFVLEEGDKLLGFLAISTLMDELEVTNLAVHPDVQGQGFATNLLTELENFTGSLFLEVRASNLPAQKCYEKFGFVIYHRRKNYYEKPVEDALLMRKEQF from the coding sequence ATGAGAATTAAACGCATACCAAAATCAGAGAAAATGCTGACGAAAGTGGAAAATTCACTGACGGAGCCAGAGAAAATGCTGACGGATTTGTCCAAGCAGATTTTTGAGCTGCTGACGGTGGTTTACGGGCAGTCGCCTTGGTCAGAAGCTTATATTTTGGCGGATTTACGTCAGCAACATTCGGATTATTTTGTGCTTGAAGAGGGAGATAAATTGCTGGGATTTTTGGCAATTTCTACGCTGATGGATGAGCTGGAAGTTACGAATTTGGCGGTTCATCCCGATGTTCAAGGGCAAGGTTTTGCGACGAATTTACTGACGGAATTAGAAAATTTCACTGGGAGCTTATTTTTAGAAGTCCGTGCGTCTAATTTGCCTGCCCAAAAATGTTATGAAAAATTTGGCTTTGTGATTTATCACCGGCGCAAAAATTATTATGAAAAGCCGGTTGAGGATGCATTGTTAATGAGAAAAGAGCAATTTTAA
- the tsaD gene encoding tRNA (adenosine(37)-N6)-threonylcarbamoyltransferase complex transferase subunit TsaD, translating to MKDNYILAFETSCDETSVAILKNGQELLCNIIASQINSHKRFGGVVPEIASRHHVEQITVCIEAALEEAELSASDLTAVAVTQGPGLNGALLVGIMAAKTFAWANHLPLIPVNHMAGHLMAAGLVDTIEYPAMALLVSGGHSELVYVEKEGSYKKVGETRDDAAGEAYDKVGRVMGLTYPSGKMIDDLAHEGQDTYHFPRAMMATHEVEFSFSGLKSAFINLVYNENQKGNDVVANDLENLAASFQAAVIDVLVAKTKLAMEKYPVKTLIIGGGVSANRGLRERLNTEITEQKLIVPPLRLCGDNAGMIAAAAYVEWKKGLENCSAGLDLNAQPSLVFEEL from the coding sequence ATGAAAGATAATTATATATTAGCCTTTGAAACTTCATGTGATGAGACTTCAGTGGCGATTTTGAAAAATGGTCAAGAGCTTTTGTGCAATATTATTGCAAGTCAAATCAATAGCCACAAGCGTTTTGGTGGAGTGGTTCCTGAGATTGCTAGTCGGCATCATGTGGAACAAATCACCGTTTGTATCGAAGCTGCTTTGGAAGAAGCAGAACTTTCGGCAAGCGATTTGACAGCCGTTGCCGTGACGCAAGGTCCGGGGCTTAATGGGGCTTTGCTGGTGGGAATTATGGCGGCAAAAACTTTCGCTTGGGCCAATCATTTGCCACTAATTCCTGTTAATCACATGGCTGGACACTTGATGGCTGCGGGCTTGGTGGATACGATTGAATACCCTGCTATGGCGCTTTTGGTTTCGGGTGGTCATAGTGAGCTGGTTTATGTTGAAAAAGAAGGCAGCTACAAAAAAGTTGGTGAAACCCGTGATGATGCGGCTGGAGAAGCTTACGATAAGGTCGGACGGGTCATGGGATTGACTTATCCCAGTGGAAAAATGATCGATGATTTGGCGCACGAGGGTCAAGATACTTACCATTTTCCGCGGGCAATGATGGCAACACATGAGGTTGAATTTAGCTTTTCTGGCTTGAAATCGGCCTTCATCAATCTTGTCTACAATGAAAATCAAAAAGGAAATGATGTTGTCGCCAATGATTTAGAAAACTTAGCTGCATCATTTCAGGCGGCAGTTATTGATGTTCTGGTTGCCAAAACGAAACTGGCCATGGAAAAATATCCTGTCAAAACGCTGATTATTGGCGGGGGCGTTTCGGCTAATCGGGGCTTGCGCGAACGCTTGAACACAGAGATTACAGAGCAAAAATTGATTGTTCCTCCTTTGCGTCTTTGCGGTGATAATGCTGGAATGATTGCAGCAGCAGCTTATGTTGAATGGAAAAAAGGATTAGAAAATTGTTCGGCGGGATTGGACTTGAATGCTCAACCGAGCTTAGTTTTTGAGGAGTTATAA
- a CDS encoding M1 family metallopeptidase, whose amino-acid sequence MAVKRLIETFVPENYKIFLDIDRKAKKFKGQVAITGEAKDTVVTFHAKGLHFNKVRAFSVDTNFIENEEDEEIVVKIGETGRVTISFDYEAELTDNMMGIYPSYYEVNGEKKMLIGTQFESHFARQAFPSIDEPEAKATFDLSVKFDEEEGDIIVSNMPELLNIDGIHVFERTVKMSSYLLAFVFGEMQYKKGKTKSGVEVGAFSTKAHSEAALDFPLDIAIRSIEFYEDYYKTPYPLAHSYHIALPDFSAGAMENWGCITYREVCMLVDPENATVQSKQYVATVIAHELAHQWFGDLVTMEWWDDLWLNESFANNMEYVCMDALEPSWNVWESFSIAEANMALNRDATDGVQSVHVEVTHPDEIATLFDAAIVYAKGSRLMVMLRKWLGDKDFAAGLALYFERHQYGNTVGDNLWDALAEVSGKDVAGFMHSWVNQPGYPVVTAEVIDDTLVLSQKQFFVGEGADKGRLWNVPLNTNWTGLPDLLSDEKVEIPGFAALKAKNQGKALFLNDANMAHYIIDYKGELMTALLSEIDTLEDVTKFQILQDRKLLAKAGVISFADVVNILPAFANEASYIVNTGLSQLISELELFVDEDSETEKAFQSLVGKLFAKNYARLGWDKVAGESAGDESLRGIVLSKTLYAENADAKAKASEIFVAHKENLASIPADIRPIVLNNEIKTTNSAELVKKYRETYVKTSLQELKRELEGAVALIKDEKVIAELLESFKNADIVKPQDIAFSWFYLLRTDFSQDAAWAWEKANWAFLEEKLGGDMSYDKFVIYPGNVFKTAEKLAEYKAFFEPKLENQGLKRSIEMAIKQITARVALIDSQKSAVESAIADIATKL is encoded by the coding sequence ATGGCTGTAAAACGTTTAATTGAAACATTTGTTCCAGAAAATTATAAAATTTTCCTTGACATCGACCGTAAAGCAAAGAAATTCAAAGGTCAAGTCGCAATTACTGGTGAGGCAAAAGATACAGTAGTGACTTTCCACGCTAAAGGTTTGCATTTTAATAAAGTTCGCGCCTTCAGCGTTGATACAAACTTCATTGAAAACGAAGAAGATGAAGAAATTGTAGTTAAAATAGGCGAAACAGGTCGTGTCACAATTTCGTTTGACTACGAAGCTGAGCTTACAGATAATATGATGGGGATTTACCCATCATATTATGAAGTCAACGGCGAAAAGAAAATGCTGATTGGAACACAGTTTGAGAGCCATTTTGCGCGTCAAGCCTTCCCATCTATTGATGAGCCAGAAGCAAAAGCAACCTTTGATTTATCCGTTAAATTTGACGAAGAAGAAGGCGACATCATTGTATCCAATATGCCAGAACTTCTGAACATTGACGGGATCCACGTTTTTGAACGAACAGTTAAAATGAGTTCTTACCTTTTAGCCTTCGTCTTTGGTGAGATGCAATATAAAAAAGGTAAAACAAAATCAGGCGTTGAAGTAGGTGCTTTCTCTACCAAAGCACATAGTGAAGCTGCACTTGATTTCCCACTGGATATCGCCATTCGTTCTATCGAATTTTATGAAGACTATTATAAAACACCTTATCCATTGGCTCATAGCTACCACATTGCACTGCCAGATTTCTCTGCTGGAGCAATGGAAAACTGGGGTTGTATCACTTATCGTGAAGTTTGTATGTTGGTTGACCCAGAAAATGCCACAGTACAAAGCAAGCAATATGTGGCGACAGTTATCGCCCATGAACTCGCTCACCAATGGTTTGGTGACTTAGTAACGATGGAATGGTGGGATGACCTCTGGCTCAATGAATCATTTGCCAACAACATGGAATATGTATGTATGGATGCTTTGGAGCCGAGCTGGAATGTTTGGGAATCCTTCTCAATCGCCGAAGCCAATATGGCGCTCAACCGTGACGCCACAGACGGTGTCCAATCTGTCCATGTGGAAGTAACTCATCCAGACGAAATCGCTACCCTCTTTGATGCGGCGATTGTCTACGCCAAAGGCTCACGTTTGATGGTGATGCTCCGTAAATGGCTCGGCGACAAAGACTTTGCGGCTGGTCTTGCCCTTTACTTTGAACGTCATCAATATGGCAATACTGTCGGGGACAACCTTTGGGATGCTTTGGCTGAAGTTTCTGGTAAAGATGTAGCTGGTTTCATGCATTCATGGGTTAACCAACCAGGCTATCCAGTCGTAACTGCTGAAGTGATTGATGATACTTTAGTTTTGAGCCAAAAACAATTCTTTGTCGGTGAAGGTGCGGATAAAGGACGTTTGTGGAATGTTCCTTTGAATACAAATTGGACAGGTCTGCCAGATTTACTTTCTGATGAAAAAGTTGAAATTCCAGGATTTGCTGCTTTAAAAGCTAAAAATCAAGGTAAAGCACTTTTCTTGAACGATGCAAACATGGCGCATTATATCATTGACTACAAGGGTGAGTTGATGACTGCCCTCCTTTCAGAAATTGATACTTTGGAAGATGTAACAAAATTCCAAATCTTGCAAGACCGTAAATTGCTTGCTAAAGCAGGTGTGATTTCATTTGCAGATGTGGTGAATATCTTGCCAGCATTTGCTAATGAAGCGTCTTACATTGTTAATACTGGTTTGAGCCAACTTATTAGCGAATTGGAACTTTTCGTTGATGAAGATTCTGAAACGGAAAAAGCGTTCCAAAGCTTAGTTGGAAAACTTTTTGCAAAAAATTATGCACGCTTGGGCTGGGATAAGGTTGCTGGCGAATCTGCTGGTGATGAGAGTCTTCGTGGAATTGTTTTGAGCAAGACTTTATACGCTGAAAATGCGGATGCCAAAGCCAAAGCAAGTGAAATTTTTGTGGCACACAAAGAAAATCTTGCCAGCATTCCAGCTGATATTCGTCCGATTGTATTAAATAATGAAATCAAGACGACTAATTCAGCAGAACTGGTTAAAAAATATCGTGAAACTTATGTCAAGACAAGTTTGCAAGAGCTTAAGCGTGAACTTGAAGGCGCTGTGGCTTTGATTAAGGATGAAAAAGTCATTGCCGAATTGCTGGAAAGTTTCAAAAATGCGGACATTGTGAAACCACAAGACATTGCATTTTCTTGGTTCTATCTCTTGCGCACAGACTTTTCACAAGATGCGGCTTGGGCTTGGGAAAAAGCGAATTGGGCCTTCCTTGAAGAAAAATTGGGTGGTGATATGAGCTATGACAAATTTGTCATTTACCCAGGAAATGTTTTCAAAACTGCCGAGAAATTGGCTGAATACAAAGCATTCTTTGAACCAAAACTTGAAAATCAAGGTTTGAAACGTTCAATCGAAATGGCAATTAAACAAATCACAGCGCGTGTTGCTTTGATTGATAGCCAAAAATCAGCGGTTGAATCAGCTATTGCTGATATTGCAACAAAACTCTAA
- a CDS encoding MarR family winged helix-turn-helix transcriptional regulator translates to MTKQAQIMASLTDLFNKINAHYRPQMEAEFTNISLSEIETIEYIAKNPQVNVTRLAQHLYMTRGAASKITQKLLKKGLIERFQLPENKKEIYFRLTSEGQKINTRHENLHQKFSENDQIVFDQLTDESVSNILDFLEQYNAHLDQSIRKNLEK, encoded by the coding sequence ATGACTAAACAAGCACAAATCATGGCGAGTTTGACTGATTTATTCAATAAAATCAATGCCCACTATCGCCCGCAAATGGAGGCTGAATTTACAAATATTTCCCTCTCAGAGATTGAAACGATCGAATACATCGCCAAAAACCCGCAGGTCAACGTCACTCGTCTGGCGCAGCATCTCTACATGACCCGCGGCGCAGCAAGCAAAATCACCCAAAAATTGCTCAAAAAAGGGCTCATTGAACGTTTTCAACTTCCTGAAAATAAAAAAGAAATTTATTTTCGCCTGACTTCTGAGGGACAAAAAATCAATACACGTCATGAAAATTTACACCAAAAATTTTCTGAAAATGACCAAATTGTCTTTGACCAATTGACTGATGAATCCGTCAGCAATATTTTGGATTTTCTTGAGCAATACAATGCTCATCTGGATCAATCCATCAGAAAAAATTTGGAAAAATAA
- a CDS encoding cation diffusion facilitator family transporter, whose product MTSSSTQNLKLAERGVWVSIFAYIILSIGQIAFATIVHSSALQANGFNNLTDILGNIAILIGLRIARIPADSDHVYGHWKIESIASLISSFIMFFVGFEVLRETVMSLLSNKTETIEPLGAVVGLLSAFVMVGVYLYNRDLAKKTNSQALSAASKDNLSDAVTSIGTAIAIVASCIGWSWLDPIMALIICFFILKTAYEIFRDSVFSLSDGFDENLITQYKEAICLVPKVKGVKMVRGRTYGSNVFLDVVVEMSPDLSVFESHEATESIEKLLIENFGVYDVDVHVEPAALPEEEHFASRALELLAKEEQFLNRENLAALTERDFQEILPDGRLVTAQESENLLTDSEKMLTKNTSAIPLAIKNYKSRQVSKKTFILTYNYWQNEQNFIVTSIWRRNDVWRCLYRQTTPKAEDKTHD is encoded by the coding sequence ATGACGAGTTCAAGTACACAAAATTTGAAACTTGCAGAAAGAGGCGTTTGGGTCTCCATTTTTGCTTATATTATCCTGTCAATCGGCCAAATTGCTTTTGCTACTATCGTACATTCGAGTGCGCTTCAAGCCAATGGTTTCAATAATTTGACTGATATTTTGGGAAATATTGCAATTTTGATTGGGCTTAGAATTGCACGGATTCCAGCCGACAGTGATCATGTCTATGGCCATTGGAAAATTGAATCCATTGCCAGTTTGATTTCAAGTTTTATCATGTTTTTTGTTGGTTTTGAAGTGCTACGCGAAACAGTGATGTCCCTTCTTTCTAATAAAACAGAAACGATTGAACCGCTCGGTGCTGTCGTGGGTCTGCTTTCAGCTTTTGTCATGGTTGGTGTTTATCTTTACAATCGTGACTTGGCGAAAAAGACAAATTCGCAGGCGCTATCTGCTGCGAGCAAAGACAATTTATCTGATGCGGTGACCTCGATTGGTACTGCGATTGCCATTGTTGCCAGCTGTATTGGTTGGAGTTGGCTTGATCCGATTATGGCCCTGATTATTTGTTTTTTCATCCTGAAAACGGCTTACGAAATTTTCCGCGACTCTGTTTTTAGCCTGTCTGATGGTTTTGATGAAAATCTTATTACACAATATAAGGAAGCCATCTGCCTTGTCCCTAAGGTCAAAGGTGTGAAAATGGTGCGCGGGCGAACTTACGGAAGTAATGTTTTTCTCGATGTTGTCGTTGAAATGTCGCCTGACTTGAGCGTTTTTGAGAGTCATGAGGCGACCGAATCCATTGAAAAACTTCTGATTGAAAATTTTGGTGTTTATGATGTGGATGTCCACGTCGAACCTGCGGCTCTGCCTGAAGAGGAACATTTCGCTAGCCGGGCTTTAGAGCTTTTGGCAAAAGAAGAGCAATTTTTGAACCGGGAAAACCTAGCCGCGTTGACCGAGCGAGATTTCCAAGAAATTTTACCTGACGGACGGCTGGTCACTGCGCAAGAGTCAGAGAATTTGCTGACGGATTCAGAAAAAATGCTGACGAAAAATACGTCAGCAATTCCTCTGGCGATTAAAAATTACAAATCACGTCAGGTCAGCAAAAAAACGTTTATTTTGACTTATAACTATTGGCAAAATGAACAAAATTTCATCGTGACAAGTATTTGGCGTCGTAATGATGTCTGGCGTTGCCTTTACCGCCAAACCACACCGAAGGCGGAGGACAAAACGCATGACTAA
- a CDS encoding DUF4649 family protein: MMKLTGKLSNGITFTEEFDGINDFLALQQSDYDVIADEILVESLIINDEKVDFTGNVGQLYDKLIKQ, encoded by the coding sequence ATGATGAAATTGACTGGAAAGTTGTCAAACGGCATTACTTTCACCGAGGAATTTGACGGCATTAACGATTTTTTGGCGCTTCAACAAAGTGACTACGACGTCATTGCTGATGAAATACTGGTTGAAAGCTTGATAATCAATGATGAAAAAGTTGACTTTACTGGAAATGTTGGTCAACTGTACGATAAATTGATAAAACAATAA
- a CDS encoding thiol peroxidase — protein MPIEISAHGTKVATINPVPKGAAPDFTLSDLKGNKITLSKLTKPVLISVFPDIHTSVCSLQTKHFNQEAAQHSEIDFLSISNNSADEQRDWCAAEGVEMTILSDDGTFGQAYGLVLDGGPLAQRLARSVFVVKNGEIVYEEILTELTQEPNYAAALAATR, from the coding sequence ATGCCTATTGAAATTTCTGCTCACGGTACTAAAGTAGCAACAATCAACCCAGTTCCCAAAGGAGCAGCTCCAGATTTTACTTTGTCGGATTTGAAGGGCAATAAAATCACACTATCAAAACTCACAAAACCAGTCTTAATTAGTGTTTTTCCTGATATCCATACCTCCGTTTGTTCCTTACAAACGAAACATTTTAATCAAGAAGCTGCTCAACATTCAGAAATTGATTTTTTGAGCATCTCTAATAACAGCGCTGATGAGCAACGCGACTGGTGTGCTGCCGAAGGTGTCGAGATGACCATTCTCAGTGATGATGGGACTTTTGGACAAGCTTATGGTTTAGTTTTAGACGGAGGCCCCCTTGCTCAACGCTTGGCACGCTCAGTTTTTGTCGTCAAAAATGGTGAAATTGTTTACGAAGAGATTTTAACGGAGCTGACTCAAGAACCAAACTACGCTGCTGCGCTAGCAGCAACCCGTTAA
- a CDS encoding DNA-dependent RNA polymerase subunit epsilon, with the protein MIFKVFYQKDKSRSPRRETTETLYLDLDVETKEAGIIAARTLLAENTEYHVEFIDSLSDESVEYEKETGVFEITSF; encoded by the coding sequence ATGATTTTTAAAGTTTTTTACCAAAAAGATAAAAGCCGCTCACCACGTCGTGAAACGACTGAAACACTCTATCTCGACCTTGATGTAGAAACAAAAGAAGCAGGGATTATTGCCGCACGGACATTACTCGCTGAAAACACAGAATACCATGTTGAATTTATTGATTCACTTTCAGATGAATCTGTTGAATATGAAAAAGAAACTGGCGTATTTGAAATCACAAGTTTCTAA